A genomic stretch from Mastacembelus armatus chromosome 12, fMasArm1.2, whole genome shotgun sequence includes:
- the fam78ab gene encoding protein FAM78A isoform X3, producing the protein MGCLQSIWCKPKSFRDSIIVLEVKTCIDSNPTIIDESSNVVLRYRTPHFRAHAQVLVPPVAGQETWTIGWIQACNHMEFYNTYGNKGILLGCGNADNEETNRKSSWELPDLRDGKIQAISDSDGVNYPWYGNTTETWTVVGPTKKDNKFTVSMNDNFYPSVTWGVPVSDSNVPQLSSIHRDQSFTTWLVAINQATSETFVLQTIRWRMRLHINVDPDKPLGHRAVLDEPTAQEQPQILGKNEPIPPNAMVKPNANNAQVLMWRPKNGDPVVVIPPKY; encoded by the exons ATGGGCTGTCTCCAGAGTATCTGGTGTAAGCCTAAGAGTTTCCGAGACAGTATCATCGTCCTGGAGGTGAAAACCTGTATCGATTCCAACCCCACCATCATCGACGAGTCGTCCAACGTGGTCCTGCGCTACCGGACACCGCACTTCAGAGCTCACGCCCAAGTCCTGGTGCCACCAGTGGCCGGTCAAGAGACATGGACCATCGGCTGGATTCAAGCGTGTAATCATATGGAGTTCTACAATACTTATGGAAACAAAGGGAT ACTACTTGGCTGTGGCAATGCAGACAAtgaagaaacaaacaggaa GTCAAGTTGGGAGCTTCCTGACCTCCGCGACGGTAAGATTCAGGCCATCAGTGACTCAGATGGTGTCAACTACCCATGGTATGGCAACACCACAGAGACCTGGACTGTTGTGGGGCCCAccaaaaaagacaacaaattcACTGTTAGTATGAACGACAACTTCTACCCCAGTGTAACCTGGGGAGTGCCGGTCAGCGACAGCAATGTGCCTCAGCTTAGCAGCATCCACCGTGACCAGAGCTTTACAACCTGGCTTGTGGCCATCAACCAGGCCACCTCAGAGACCTTCGTCCTGCAAACAATCCGTTGGAGGATGAGGCTTCACATCAACGTGGACCCAGACAAGCCTCTGGGTCACAGGGCTGTTCTGGACGAGCCCACTGCCCAGGAACAGCCTCAGATCCTGGGCAAGAATGAGCCCATCCCCCCTAATGCCATGGTCAAGCCCAACGCCAACAATGCCCAGGTGCTGATGTGGCGGCCAAAGAATGGTGACCCTGTTGTGGTCATCCCACCCAAATATTGA
- the fam78ab gene encoding protein FAM78A isoform X1, translating to MRLSSPPDLWTLLWIVLLFNEMGCLQSIWCKPKSFRDSIIVLEVKTCIDSNPTIIDESSNVVLRYRTPHFRAHAQVLVPPVAGQETWTIGWIQACNHMEFYNTYGNKGILLGCGNADNEETNRKSSWELPDLRDGKIQAISDSDGVNYPWYGNTTETWTVVGPTKKDNKFTVSMNDNFYPSVTWGVPVSDSNVPQLSSIHRDQSFTTWLVAINQATSETFVLQTIRWRMRLHINVDPDKPLGHRAVLDEPTAQEQPQILGKNEPIPPNAMVKPNANNAQVLMWRPKNGDPVVVIPPKY from the exons ATGCGTCTTTCTTCTCCCCCAGACCTCTGGACGTTGTTGTGGATTGTGTTGCTATTTAATGAAATGGGCTGTCTCCAGAGTATCTGGTGTAAGCCTAAGAGTTTCCGAGACAGTATCATCGTCCTGGAGGTGAAAACCTGTATCGATTCCAACCCCACCATCATCGACGAGTCGTCCAACGTGGTCCTGCGCTACCGGACACCGCACTTCAGAGCTCACGCCCAAGTCCTGGTGCCACCAGTGGCCGGTCAAGAGACATGGACCATCGGCTGGATTCAAGCGTGTAATCATATGGAGTTCTACAATACTTATGGAAACAAAGGGAT ACTACTTGGCTGTGGCAATGCAGACAAtgaagaaacaaacaggaa GTCAAGTTGGGAGCTTCCTGACCTCCGCGACGGTAAGATTCAGGCCATCAGTGACTCAGATGGTGTCAACTACCCATGGTATGGCAACACCACAGAGACCTGGACTGTTGTGGGGCCCAccaaaaaagacaacaaattcACTGTTAGTATGAACGACAACTTCTACCCCAGTGTAACCTGGGGAGTGCCGGTCAGCGACAGCAATGTGCCTCAGCTTAGCAGCATCCACCGTGACCAGAGCTTTACAACCTGGCTTGTGGCCATCAACCAGGCCACCTCAGAGACCTTCGTCCTGCAAACAATCCGTTGGAGGATGAGGCTTCACATCAACGTGGACCCAGACAAGCCTCTGGGTCACAGGGCTGTTCTGGACGAGCCCACTGCCCAGGAACAGCCTCAGATCCTGGGCAAGAATGAGCCCATCCCCCCTAATGCCATGGTCAAGCCCAACGCCAACAATGCCCAGGTGCTGATGTGGCGGCCAAAGAATGGTGACCCTGTTGTGGTCATCCCACCCAAATATTGA
- the fam78ab gene encoding protein FAM78A isoform X2 — translation MRLSSPPDLWTLLWIVLLFNEMGCLQSIWCKPKSFRDSIIVLEVKTCIDSNPTIIDESSNVVLRYRTPHFRAHAQVLVPPVAGQETWTIGWIQACNHMEFYNTYGNKGMSSWELPDLRDGKIQAISDSDGVNYPWYGNTTETWTVVGPTKKDNKFTVSMNDNFYPSVTWGVPVSDSNVPQLSSIHRDQSFTTWLVAINQATSETFVLQTIRWRMRLHINVDPDKPLGHRAVLDEPTAQEQPQILGKNEPIPPNAMVKPNANNAQVLMWRPKNGDPVVVIPPKY, via the exons ATGCGTCTTTCTTCTCCCCCAGACCTCTGGACGTTGTTGTGGATTGTGTTGCTATTTAATGAAATGGGCTGTCTCCAGAGTATCTGGTGTAAGCCTAAGAGTTTCCGAGACAGTATCATCGTCCTGGAGGTGAAAACCTGTATCGATTCCAACCCCACCATCATCGACGAGTCGTCCAACGTGGTCCTGCGCTACCGGACACCGCACTTCAGAGCTCACGCCCAAGTCCTGGTGCCACCAGTGGCCGGTCAAGAGACATGGACCATCGGCTGGATTCAAGCGTGTAATCATATGGAGTTCTACAATACTTATGGAAACAAAGGGAT GTCAAGTTGGGAGCTTCCTGACCTCCGCGACGGTAAGATTCAGGCCATCAGTGACTCAGATGGTGTCAACTACCCATGGTATGGCAACACCACAGAGACCTGGACTGTTGTGGGGCCCAccaaaaaagacaacaaattcACTGTTAGTATGAACGACAACTTCTACCCCAGTGTAACCTGGGGAGTGCCGGTCAGCGACAGCAATGTGCCTCAGCTTAGCAGCATCCACCGTGACCAGAGCTTTACAACCTGGCTTGTGGCCATCAACCAGGCCACCTCAGAGACCTTCGTCCTGCAAACAATCCGTTGGAGGATGAGGCTTCACATCAACGTGGACCCAGACAAGCCTCTGGGTCACAGGGCTGTTCTGGACGAGCCCACTGCCCAGGAACAGCCTCAGATCCTGGGCAAGAATGAGCCCATCCCCCCTAATGCCATGGTCAAGCCCAACGCCAACAATGCCCAGGTGCTGATGTGGCGGCCAAAGAATGGTGACCCTGTTGTGGTCATCCCACCCAAATATTGA
- the LOC113124330 gene encoding inactive phospholipid phosphatase 7-like, whose protein sequence is MPSNYNVRSRARERNSVLSRPEFMSLNYQPVRGSSGPESRGSAKRRGQIKHQTSQQSEEPTDSGSKDRREATKMPEEDCMQLNPSFKGIAMNSLLAIDICLSKRMGVCAYTSSSWGGCRSMVALLALTGHGITWIIGTIVCLTRSNTLAGQEVLVNLLLALILDVMTVAGVQRLVKRRGPWEMTPGFLDYVAMDVYSFPAAHASRAAMVSKFLLSHLVLAVPLRILLVLWAFLVGISRVLLGKHHLTDMVCGFALGMLHFSLIENVWLSSSTCQTLISISTFSWSPFF, encoded by the exons ATGCCCTCAAATTACAATGTGAGATCCAGGGCGCGGGAGAGAAACAGCGTCCTGAGCAGACCTGAGTTCATGTCCCTGAACTATCAGCCCGTCCGCGGCAGCAGCGGCCCTGAGAGCCGAGGCAGCGCAAAGCGACGGGGTCAAATTAAGCACCAAACAAGCCAGCAGAGCGAAGAACCTACCGATAGTGGCAGCAAGGACAGGAGAGAGGCCACTAAAATGCCAGAGGAAGACTGTATGCAGCTGAACCCCTCATTCAAGGGAATTGCAATGAACTCCCTCCTCGCCATTGACATCTGTCTGTCCAAGCGCATGGGGGTTTGCGCCTACACATCGTCCTCCTGGGGAGGCTGCCGCTCCATGGTCGCCCTGCTAGCGCTCACAGGGCACGGCATCACGTGGATCATTGGCACTATCGTGTGTCTCACACGGAGTAACACTTTGGCTGGACAAGAGGTCTTGGTCAACCTGCTGCTTG CCCTCATCCTTGATGTCATGACTGTGGCTGGAGTCCAGAGACTAGTGAAGCGCAGAGGACCCTGGGAGATGACGCCAGGCTTCCTGGACTACGTCGCCATGGACGTCTACTCCTTCCCCGCTGCCCATGCCAGCCGGGCTGCCATGGTCTCCAAGTTCCTGCTATCCCACCTGGTATTGGCTGTGCCACTTCGCATCCTGTTGGTGCTGTGGGCCTTTCTGGTGGGCATATCTCGGGTGCTCCTGGGGAAACACCACCTAACTGATATGGTGTGTGGCTTTGCACTAGGCATGCTCCACTTCAGCTTGATAGAGAATGTGTGGCTCTCATCAAGCACCTGCCAGACTCTTATTTCCATAAGCACATTCAGCTGGAGTCCCTTTTTCTGA